Proteins encoded within one genomic window of Actinoplanes octamycinicus:
- a CDS encoding O-antigen ligase family protein → MSAVPGRPGLVVVVAFIVTLAGRFTLTRAGLDLPVVNDVRVPLFFVLLLSLILEAHRIGPYPVSGGTALLGVLILLLYQGLSALWTPPGTNTGPAIGDLCAVAGLLIVYFTLANWDRDRVTATTLVLFHVAAWVYFLAAASGRGHASGGRWAALGGGPNVFVRLMILGVITSIYLYLRSGERLIWLIPIPAFLFGAVASGSRGGIVALAMTAVIALLAIRPKLDFDRLAKPLGLLLVVGAVLVLVAGPSIAGFVQSRFVEATIGQGYASQRDVLFRMALRIFLQRPILGTGVGGFSAVTDLGPGEKYVHNLPLSIAAEGGFAGLTLLVVAWLGLWQAYSSVPKAERSLESRTAVYCGIFIGCTSLFSGDYYDARLMWILLLIAAVRPARVAAPLLR, encoded by the coding sequence ATGAGCGCCGTCCCCGGCCGTCCCGGGCTGGTCGTCGTGGTCGCCTTCATCGTGACGCTGGCCGGCCGGTTCACCCTGACCCGGGCCGGCCTGGACCTGCCGGTGGTCAACGACGTCCGGGTCCCGCTCTTCTTCGTCCTGCTGCTGAGCCTGATCCTGGAGGCGCACCGGATCGGCCCCTACCCGGTCTCCGGTGGCACCGCCCTGCTCGGCGTCCTGATCCTGCTGCTCTACCAGGGCCTGTCCGCGCTGTGGACGCCGCCGGGCACCAACACCGGCCCGGCGATCGGCGACCTGTGCGCCGTCGCCGGCCTGCTGATCGTCTACTTCACCCTGGCCAACTGGGACCGGGACCGGGTCACCGCGACCACGCTGGTGCTGTTCCACGTGGCCGCCTGGGTCTACTTCCTGGCCGCCGCCTCCGGCCGGGGCCACGCCTCGGGCGGCCGGTGGGCGGCGCTCGGCGGCGGCCCGAACGTCTTCGTCCGGCTGATGATCCTCGGCGTGATCACCTCGATCTACCTCTACCTGCGCAGCGGCGAACGGCTGATCTGGCTGATCCCGATCCCGGCGTTCCTGTTCGGCGCGGTCGCCTCCGGTTCCCGCGGCGGCATCGTGGCGCTCGCCATGACGGCGGTGATCGCGCTGCTCGCCATCCGGCCCAAGCTCGACTTCGACCGGCTGGCCAAGCCGCTCGGCCTGCTGCTGGTGGTCGGCGCGGTGCTGGTGCTGGTCGCCGGCCCGTCGATCGCCGGGTTCGTCCAGTCCCGGTTCGTCGAGGCGACCATCGGGCAGGGCTACGCGTCGCAGCGTGACGTGCTGTTCCGGATGGCGTTGCGGATCTTCCTGCAGCGACCGATCCTGGGCACCGGGGTGGGCGGCTTCTCCGCGGTCACCGACCTCGGCCCCGGCGAGAAGTACGTGCACAACCTGCCGCTGTCGATCGCGGCCGAGGGCGGCTTCGCCGGGTTGACCCTGCTCGTGGTGGCCTGGCTGGGCCTCTGGCAGGCGTACTCCAGCGTGCCGAAGGCGGAACGCAGCCTGGAGTCCCGGACCGCCGTCTACTGCGGCATCTTCATCGGCTGCACCAGCCTGTTCTCCGGCGACTACTACGACGCGCGGCTGATGTGGATCCTGCTGTTAATCGCCGCGGTCCGGCCGGCGCGGGTCGCGGCCCCGCTCCTCCGGTGA
- a CDS encoding lipopolysaccharide biosynthesis protein: MPPGDSLRSLLRTVPVAVRRDYAASLLVQWFVLGTGLVMFHLVARRGSTGGFAYYQIARGTVSTLQPVLMLGLGLGLQRYLPHTEHTTRRLARRALYLEIVLVTAVGLAAVGAGTWLADVLGLPGGRSAVAAITIMVGGTCLCTVALAALRGNHQVVDAYLTFGLGLGLVPLIAFVAADRIEDFLIIQGVGAAAIGVWGTLVVRRPGVPQGDGFLEPTIKTLVAYGIRRMPGELALPTLYTFPTFAMAVTMPGSPQAGYVGFTTSAVTLICSLFAMLTPVLLPRLSRLFHRAGADAAVRRLLTALPLAAGVLAAVPTLVIVLCAPVLVHAFLGDEFAGAVPVLRLGVLAAIPMAMFYAARPTMETLLEATFLSRLLLACLLLEVVATWIATVFVAPPHAAVLGLIAAATALGCDAVGLTNRALRQQRR, translated from the coding sequence ATGCCGCCCGGTGACAGTCTCCGGTCGCTGCTGCGGACCGTCCCGGTGGCCGTGCGCCGCGACTATGCCGCGAGCCTGCTGGTCCAGTGGTTCGTGCTGGGCACCGGGCTGGTGATGTTCCACCTGGTGGCGCGGCGCGGCAGCACCGGCGGGTTCGCCTATTACCAGATCGCCCGGGGCACGGTCAGCACGCTGCAGCCGGTCCTGATGCTCGGCCTCGGGCTGGGCCTGCAGCGTTACCTGCCGCACACCGAGCACACCACCCGCCGCCTCGCCCGGCGCGCGCTCTACCTCGAGATCGTCCTGGTCACCGCGGTCGGCCTGGCCGCGGTGGGCGCCGGGACCTGGCTCGCCGACGTGCTCGGCCTGCCGGGCGGGCGGTCCGCGGTGGCCGCCATCACGATCATGGTGGGCGGCACCTGCCTGTGCACCGTGGCGCTCGCCGCGCTGCGCGGCAACCACCAGGTGGTCGACGCCTATCTGACCTTCGGGCTGGGGCTCGGGCTGGTGCCGCTGATCGCCTTCGTCGCCGCCGACCGGATCGAGGACTTCCTGATCATCCAGGGCGTCGGCGCCGCCGCGATCGGCGTGTGGGGCACGCTGGTGGTCCGCCGGCCGGGCGTGCCGCAGGGCGACGGCTTCCTGGAACCCACGATCAAGACCCTGGTCGCGTACGGCATCCGTCGCATGCCCGGCGAGTTGGCCCTGCCGACCCTCTACACCTTCCCCACCTTCGCCATGGCGGTGACCATGCCAGGCAGCCCGCAAGCGGGGTACGTCGGCTTCACCACCTCCGCGGTCACCCTGATCTGCTCGCTGTTCGCCATGCTCACCCCGGTGCTGCTGCCCCGGCTCAGCCGGCTGTTCCACCGGGCCGGCGCGGACGCGGCGGTGCGCCGGCTGCTCACCGCGCTGCCGCTGGCCGCCGGGGTGCTGGCCGCCGTACCGACGCTGGTGATCGTGCTGTGCGCGCCGGTGCTGGTGCACGCGTTCCTCGGCGACGAGTTCGCCGGGGCGGTGCCGGTGCTGCGGCTCGGGGTGCTCGCCGCGATCCCCATGGCCATGTTCTACGCGGCCCGGCCGACCATGGAGACCCTGCTCGAGGCGACCTTCCTGAGCCGGCTGCTGCTCGCCTGCCTGCTGCTGGAGGTGGTGGCGACCTGGATCGCCACGGTGTTCGTGGCGCCGCCGCACGCCGCGGTGCTCGGCCTGATCGCCGCGGCCACCGCGCTCGGCTGCGACGCGGTCGGGCTGACCAACCGCGCCCTGCGCCAGCAGCGCCGATGA